In Actinomadura citrea, a single window of DNA contains:
- a CDS encoding DeoR/GlpR family DNA-binding transcription regulator, producing the protein MSDRQRRGPAQRQDAIAEAVLAAGSGTAAGLAERFGVSLMTIHRDLDELERQGIVRKYRGGVTAQRSGVFESSVAYRAKTMRDEKEAVAARAAELVEPGMAIMLDDSTTALALARRLPGLGPLTIVTNFLDGLNLLAPVQGIRLIALGGDYDPLHNSFMGVSCVEMIESLQVDLCFVSTSAVSAGNAGHQEQRVVVVKRAMLRSAVRNVLLVDHTKLGRTALHRVAPLSDFERVVVDDGAAPEALAELAKHKVDYDVAVRPRR; encoded by the coding sequence ATGAGCGACCGGCAGCGGCGGGGGCCCGCGCAGCGGCAGGACGCGATCGCCGAGGCGGTGCTCGCCGCGGGGTCGGGGACGGCCGCCGGGCTCGCCGAGCGGTTCGGGGTCAGCCTCATGACGATCCACCGCGACCTGGACGAGCTGGAGCGCCAGGGCATCGTCCGCAAGTACCGCGGCGGGGTCACCGCGCAGCGGTCCGGGGTCTTCGAGAGCAGCGTCGCCTACCGCGCCAAGACGATGCGCGACGAGAAGGAGGCCGTCGCCGCCAGGGCGGCGGAGCTGGTCGAGCCCGGCATGGCGATCATGCTCGACGACTCGACGACGGCCCTCGCCCTGGCCCGGCGGCTCCCCGGCCTCGGCCCGCTGACGATCGTCACCAACTTCCTGGACGGATTGAACCTGCTGGCCCCGGTGCAGGGCATCCGGCTGATCGCGCTCGGCGGCGACTACGACCCGCTGCACAACTCCTTCATGGGCGTCTCGTGCGTCGAGATGATCGAGTCCCTGCAGGTCGACCTGTGCTTCGTGTCGACCTCGGCGGTGTCGGCGGGCAACGCCGGCCACCAGGAGCAGCGGGTCGTGGTCGTCAAGCGGGCCATGCTGCGCAGCGCCGTCCGCAACGTCCTGCTGGTGGACCACACGAAGCTGGGCCGCACCGCGCTGCACCGGGTCGCGCCGCTGAGCGACTTCGAGCGCGTCGTCGTCGACGACGGGGCGGCGCCGGAGGCGCTGGCCGAACTGGCGAAGCACAAGGTCGACTACGACGTCGCCGTGCGCCCGCGCCGCTGA
- a CDS encoding rhodanese-like domain-containing protein: MARTIDDILAAARDRLARVHPDQAHDEMREGAVLVDIRPAAQRAQEGEIPDALIVERNVLEWRFDPASGARLPQATGHDLRVIVFCSEGYTSSLAAASLHDLGLTRATDVVGGFKAWRAAGLPTTGGGDR, encoded by the coding sequence ATGGCACGCACTATCGATGACATCCTCGCCGCGGCGCGCGACCGGCTCGCGCGCGTCCACCCCGACCAGGCTCACGACGAGATGAGAGAAGGGGCGGTGCTGGTCGACATCCGCCCGGCCGCCCAGCGCGCGCAGGAGGGCGAGATCCCGGACGCGCTGATCGTGGAGCGCAACGTCCTGGAGTGGCGCTTCGACCCGGCCTCGGGCGCCCGGCTGCCCCAGGCCACCGGCCACGACCTGCGCGTCATCGTGTTCTGCTCGGAGGGCTACACCTCCAGCCTCGCCGCCGCCTCCCTGCACGACCTCGGGCTGACCCGCGCGACTGACGTCGTGGGCGGGTTCAAGGCCTGGCGCGCGGCGGGCCTGCCGACGACCGGGGGCGGCGACCGGTGA
- a CDS encoding Gfo/Idh/MocA family protein translates to MSDSVAVGLVGAGPWAGMVHAPALAAGPATRLAGVWARRPEASAALAGEHGAPSFERIEELFDACEAVAFSVPPDVQADLAARAARAGKAVLLEKPLAMDLDGARRLAGAVAEAGVVSQMVLTLRYSRAARDFLDRARGLEPFGGYGSFVSSVLSGGPFATPWRLEKGALLDLGPHIVDLLDAALGRVAAVRAHGDPLGWLGLMLEHEGGAISQASVSMAGMGELPPAHVEVYGRGGHARLDWSQLGDDAFATMVAEFAAAVRSGAGPALDAAHGLRIQEVLASAEAQLA, encoded by the coding sequence ATGAGCGATTCCGTGGCGGTGGGGCTGGTCGGGGCGGGACCCTGGGCGGGGATGGTGCACGCGCCGGCGCTGGCGGCGGGTCCGGCCACGCGGCTCGCGGGCGTGTGGGCCCGGCGGCCCGAGGCGTCCGCCGCACTGGCCGGCGAGCACGGCGCGCCCTCGTTCGAGCGGATCGAGGAGCTGTTCGACGCCTGCGAGGCCGTGGCGTTCTCCGTCCCGCCGGACGTGCAGGCCGACCTCGCCGCCCGGGCCGCCCGGGCGGGCAAGGCCGTCCTGCTGGAGAAGCCCCTCGCCATGGACCTGGACGGCGCCCGCCGCCTTGCGGGCGCCGTCGCCGAGGCGGGCGTCGTCTCGCAGATGGTCCTGACGCTGCGCTACTCGCGCGCCGCCCGCGACTTCCTCGACCGGGCGCGGGGGCTGGAGCCGTTCGGCGGCTACGGCTCGTTCGTCTCGTCCGTGCTGAGCGGGGGCCCCTTCGCCACGCCGTGGCGGCTGGAGAAGGGGGCGCTGCTCGACCTCGGCCCCCACATCGTCGACCTGCTGGACGCCGCGCTCGGCCGGGTCGCCGCCGTGCGCGCGCACGGCGACCCGCTCGGCTGGCTGGGGCTGATGCTGGAGCACGAGGGCGGCGCGATCAGCCAGGCGTCGGTGTCGATGGCGGGCATGGGGGAGCTCCCGCCCGCCCACGTCGAGGTGTACGGGCGGGGCGGCCACGCGCGGCTCGACTGGTCGCAGCTCGGCGACGACGCTTTCGCCACGATGGTGGCCGAGTTCGCCGCCGCCGTCCGGAGCGGCGCGGGCCCGGCGCTGGACGCCGCCCACGGCCTGCGGATCCAGGAGGTGCTCGCCTCGGCCGAGGCGCAGCTGGCCTGA
- the narI gene encoding respiratory nitrate reductase subunit gamma, translating into MTSDLPVLAAENGGDPGVAGILLWVALPYVALVVFVLGHIWRYRYDKFGWTTRSSQLYERRLLRIGSPLFHFGIILVALGHVGGLLIPDDWTEAAGVTEGMYHVVAVVLGTVAGFCTLAGLAILIYRRRTVGPVFSATTRNDKLMYAVLALTIVLGLSATVVANIVGGGYDYRETVSPWFRSIFYLRPDPDLMTGVPILFQLHAISALVLFSIWPFTRLVHMLTAPVGYLTRPYIVYRSRDEQLGMHRPRRGWERTT; encoded by the coding sequence ATGACCAGTGACCTGCCCGTTCTCGCCGCCGAGAACGGCGGCGACCCCGGCGTCGCCGGCATCCTCCTCTGGGTCGCCCTGCCTTACGTCGCCCTGGTGGTGTTCGTCCTCGGGCACATCTGGCGCTACCGCTACGACAAGTTCGGCTGGACGACCCGCTCGTCCCAGCTCTACGAACGGCGGCTGCTGCGCATCGGGAGCCCGCTGTTCCACTTCGGCATCATCCTCGTGGCGCTCGGCCACGTCGGCGGGCTGCTGATCCCCGACGACTGGACGGAGGCCGCCGGCGTGACCGAGGGCATGTACCACGTCGTCGCCGTGGTGCTCGGCACCGTCGCGGGCTTCTGCACCCTGGCCGGACTGGCGATCCTGATCTACCGTCGCCGCACGGTCGGGCCGGTGTTCTCCGCCACCACCCGCAACGACAAGCTCATGTACGCCGTCCTGGCGTTGACCATCGTCCTCGGCCTGTCCGCGACCGTCGTCGCGAACATCGTCGGAGGCGGCTACGACTACCGGGAAACGGTCTCCCCCTGGTTCCGGTCGATCTTCTACCTGCGGCCCGACCCCGACCTGATGACCGGTGTGCCGATCCTGTTCCAGCTCCATGCGATCAGCGCGCTCGTGCTGTTCTCCATCTGGCCGTTCACCCGCCTGGTCCACATGCTCACCGCGCCCGTCGGCTACCTGACCCGCCCCTACATCGTCTACCGCAGCCGTGACGAGCAGCTCGGCATGCACCGTCCCCGCCGGGGATGGGAGCGGACCACCTGA